The genomic window AGATGATCACAAGCCACTTCGCGATGGTCATCGAAAGCCCTGCAACGCCCTTTGCTCCCAGTACGTAGGCGACCAGCGCCAGGATGAGAAATATGATCGCAAGTCCGATCAGGTCTGCCATGATTCAATCCCTCCGGTGATCGGCAGATAGGGGGCGGGGATGATAATAGTATTGTCCCGACGGGCTTCGAGCGGGAAATACCCGGTGGGATGCGCAGGGAAGGCGGCGCCCCGGTCTCGCCTGCCGCCCCGTAGAACCCCCCGACTGGCGTATGAGGCGCTCTGAAGTTTTTTTCTGTTCAGATCTTCTTCTTCTTCGCCTCCGCCTGCGCCTCGTGCGCTTTGATCTTCGCGTCCGCACCGGTTTTGTGGGCTTCGATCTTCACGTCGTCGATTGCGTTGCTCACTGCAACCTTCGCATCGTCCACCACTTCATGAGCGGCCACTTTGGCGTCGTCAACGGTCTTATGGGCCTTGACACGGAGACTGTCCTCTGATGCCATGCGGGCTGATCTCCCGGCACATTATTTATATTTACCCGAATCCAGTTTTATCTCTACGGGGTTTTTGACGATCAGTGAAGATCAGAAACTGTTGCTGCTCATAGGTACAGTTTTCCTTATCGCCACCGTCGCATTCTGGCCGCTCATGACCGTGTTTGTCTGGG from Methanofollis sp. includes these protein-coding regions:
- a CDS encoding DUF1328 domain-containing protein: MIGLAIIFLILALVAYVLGAKGVAGLSMTIAKWLVIIFIILAIIAFFL